TTAAATGAGATTTACCGCGCGCTTCCTCATCTTGTCCTTAGCTGGGACGCGCGTTTTTGGTTCATTTTTACTTTAGCGCTTGTCTATTTTGGCTTCGCGTATTATTCAAGGCATTTGGGAAAAAGCAGGGGCGTTGTTCTCAATGCCGGCTTGGCTTTGTCTTTTGTGGCAATGTCTATTTTGATCAAAATTCCCAGTCTAAATATCGGGTTTTTCTGGCTTTTGGAAATGCTGATCATCTTCGCTTTAGGTTTTTATTACAAAGAAATGGTTTATCGCATTTTGGGAAGTATTTTAGGATTTCTTGTGTTTATCCGTTTATTTTGCGTGGATTATTTTTCTTATAAGACATACGCACTTTTTGGCTTTGATATCAAACATCGCATTCTCATTTTCAGTTTCGCGGCCCTTTGCTTTTTTATTTTGGGCGCTTTTGTGAGAAGAAAAGCAATTGCGCAAAGTCTTGCAAGAATAGAGAAGGACTTCTATAATGCCTTTGCTGTCATTGGAACAGTTTTGCTTATTTTCCTCTTAGAAAAAGAGGTGGCCAGGAAGTGGCTGACCTTAAGCTGGACTTTAGAGGGAATTAGCATTTTAACGGCGGGATTTCTTTTACGGAATCGGATTTACCGGTTTTGCGCGCTTAGCGCCATCAGCCTTGCTTGCGTGAGGCTGGTTTTGATCGACATGGCCGGGCTTAACGCGATCTATAAGATCCTGACCTTTATTTTGTTCGGTGTTGTTTTGGTGGCGGTATCTTTGGTTTATTCGAAGCTTGTCAGTAAATTAGAAAACGAGAGCGAATAAAGTATGGCAAAAAAAATCCAAGCCTCTATAGAGAATGCGTCGATTTTAAGAAAATTCACCATTCTCTTTCTTCTGATCTCGGTTATTCCGGTGAGCATCTTGTATTATCTCTACGTTCAGCTTAAAGATAACGGAAAGCTGGATATGACGGCCAGCAATTTGAACATGACGCTGATCTTTGTTGTTCTGGGCGTTGCCGTCGGATATCTGGCGCTGCGTTCATTATTGGCCAGCGTTGTTGAGATCGCTCACTCCAAAAAAGGCCAGCTTAAAGAAATGCTGGGTTCCGAAAAATTCCAGGAAATAACCTCCGGCAATCAAAATGAAATTGCCATTTTAGCAAAATCTTTCAATGAAATTACCTCACGTTTGGAAGCGAATATCCGAAGCTTAGAAGTCGCCAAAAAAACCCTTCATTCGGTTTTGGCCAAAGTGGGCGAGGGGATCTCGTCGATGCAAAACATTGATAATTTCCTTACGCTTATTATTGAAACCGTGACCGATGCTCTGCAAGGGCGCGTTGGTGTTTTGATGCTGGTGGATGAATCCCAAAAAGAGCTTTTTGCAAAATCTATTTACGGGCATACGCTAGCGGCGGGAGAACAAATTCGTATTAAGTTTGATGAGGGAACAGCCGGGCTCGCTTTTAAAACAAAACGGGCTATTATTATTCCTCGCTTGTCATCGGACCATGAAAGCGGCGCGCAAAATATTTTATTCCAAGAACCGCTTTTATGCGCGCCGCTTATTTTGCGCGATAAAGTTGTGGGGGTTATTTCGGTCAGCGGCAAAAAAGACGATAGCAATTTTAACGAAGAAGAGTTGAATTTGTTGAATAATTTAGCCATGCAAACAGCCGTGGCGGTAGAAAATGCCAACCTCAACCGCGACGCCGAAAAAACATATTTTGAAACGATTTCCGCTTTGGCTTTGGCGGTGGACGCCAAAGATCATTATTCGCGCGGGCATTTAGACCGCGTGGCGAAATATGTCGTTCAAATTGCCGAGAAGCTTAAATTAAGCCAGGAAGAAATTCGTATTTTACGCGACGCGGCTCGCCTGCACGATATTGGTAAAATTGGAATTTCCGATGATGTCCTCAATAAACCGGGGCCGTTGGATACCGACGGCTGGTCTATTATGCGCCGCCATACCGAGATCGGAGAGGGCATTATCAAGCCGATCAGTTCACTGCGCAATCTTTGCGATATTGTCCGTCATCATCATGAAATGTTGGACGGCAGCGGCTATCCCGATGGGCTTAAAGGTGATCAGATCAAACCTTTGGTGAGGATCTTAACGGTGGCGGATATTTTTGACGCGCTGACTACTGACCGGCCTTATCGTAAAGCATTTTCTTTCGCCGAAGGGGCGAAGAAACTTCGCGAAATGAATGATAAGATCGATCAAAAAATCGTCGATGCTTTCTTAGAAGCCTTAAATGCCGAACGGCAATTATCATAAGCTTTCAAAAGTTTCTTGATGTGCCCGCAGGACAACTTAGATATTATCATGCATAAAATTACCAATAAACAGATGATCGGGGAAAACTTCAAGCGCCTGGAAGTGCAAGCGCCGAATATCGCGCGCACGGCCAAGCCAGGCCAATTTGTGATGGTGATGGTCGATGAGGACAGCGACCGAATTCCTTTAGCGGTCGTGGAATCTGACGAGCGCAGAGGCGTGATCACCTTGGTTTTTGAAGAGGTTGGGCCGGTCACGAAAAGTTTAGGCGAAAAACAGATCGGTAGCTTTTTATTTGCTTTGACCGGCCCCTTAGGGATGCCGATCGAAGTTAAAAAGGTTGGTACCGTTGTTTGTATCGCCGAAGGCGCCAACACGGCGCAGATCCTTCCTATCTGCCGTTCCTTAAAAAAGGCCGGCAATAAAGTGATCAGCATTGTCGGCGTTAAAACAAAAAAGAAACTTACCTTAGAAAGCCATTTGCGTTCGGCCTCGTATAAACTTTTGGTTCTGACTGAAGACGGTTCCTATGAAAAACGGGGAATGCCGATCAACATTTTGGGAAAAGTTTTAAAAGAAGAAGACGTTGATCTGGTCTATGTTTTTGGATCTGTTGAATTATTGCGATCAGTCACGGCGATAACGAAAAAAGAAAAGATCAAAACTCTTGTCGGGCTTAGCCCGGTGATGGTCGATGGTTTGGGTTTATGCGGTTCTTGCCGCGTGCGCGTCGGTGATAGGGAAGTTTTTGCTTGCACCGATGGGCCGATCTTTAACGGGCACGACGTTGATTTTGATTATTTAAAAGCGCGAATGGCGTAAATTCTTATGCAAAAAAATAATATTCCGGCTTTGCCGGCGCAAAAAAGGATCAAGAGCTTTGCGGAAGTTTCTTTAGGATTTAACAAGAAACAAGCTTTAGATGAAGCGATGCATTGTCCGCAACCTTCTGATCCGGCGCATGTTCATCGTTGCCCTTTGGGCGTGGATGTTCTAGGATTTATCCGCTTTATCCGGGAAGGAAAAATGCGGGAGGCTTTGCTTAAAATCAGAGAGCGAAATCATTTTCCGGGTGTTTGCGGGCGTGTTTGTTCGGCGCCATGCCAGAAAAATATTTATGAAGGCGAAACATGGGTAACGGATATCCGCGCTTTAGAACGTTTCGCGTTTGATTTTGGTGATAAAAAAGAACATAAAGCTCAAAGCCCAAAACAGACGGAACAAAAGATCGCGATTATCGGTTCCGGCCCGGCGGGATTGACCGCTGCCGCGGATCTGGCGCAGCTGGGCTACGGAGTTGTCATTTTTGAAGCAATGCATAAAGCCGGCGGGGCTTTGTGGTATGGAATTCCGGAATTCCGTTTGCCTAAAAAAGTTCTTAACAGTGAAATTGATTATGTGAAATCTCTTGGCGTTGAAATTAAACTCAATGCAGTCATCAATCAAAATTATTCTGTTGAGCAGCTTTTATCGGAAGGTTACGAAGCTGTTCTTTTAGCGTCCGGCAGCGGGTCGCCTAAAATATCCGGCCTTCGCGGAGAACATTTTAAAGGCGTTTACTTAGCCGAAGAATATCTGATGCGCAGCAACTCAAGATCCGCATCCCTATCATTCAAAGGGAAAAAGGCGGTGGTGATCGGCGTTGGCAATGTTGCTTTTGATTGCGCGCGTACCAGCGTTCGTTTAGGCTGCGATACAACGCTTGTCTGCGAGGGAACCGAAGATGATCTGATGATGGCAAAAGCAGAGATCGAATTTGCAAAAGAAGAAGGCGTTAAGCTGGAAGTCTTGACCAAGCCTTTAGAAATTCTGTCACACGAAAATCATTGTACCCGAGGTGTGCGTTTTATTAAATTGGATTTTGCCGATCCTGGCTCTTCCGGAGAATGGAAGCTGACGCCTGTGCAGGGTTCGGAATTTGTTTTGGATGCCGACATTGTTATTATCGCGGCGGGGCATAAGCCGAATTGTTTGGCGGCAAGATCCACAGAAGACTTAAAAGTCAACAAAGACGGAAGTATTTGGACCAAGAAAAATAGTTTTGCGACATCCGTAGAGAAAGTTTTCGCCACCGGTGCCGTAGCACAGCCGGGCAATCTTATTATGTCTATGGTTTTAGCCAAAAGAGCCACCCAGGAAATTGACTCGTACCTAAAAGAAAAATTATCCGCAAAATAATGAGCGACAAAAAGAAGATCACTCTCGCATATATTAAAAATTGCAAAAAACGCCGCCAGAAGATCACGGTGCTGACGGCCTATGATCACCCCTTAGCGTCTTTGGTGGATCAAGCCGGCATTGATATTGTTTTAGTGGGTGATTCTTTGGCGAACGTGGTTTTAGGTTTAGCATCAACGCGCGAAGTTGGCATGAGCGAGATGATCTATCACGCGAAGGCCGTTCGCCGCGCGATTAAAAAAGCTTTTTTGATCGGCGATATGCCCTTTGAATCGTATCAAATTGACGCAGGGCTGGCGGTGGGTAATGCCCGGCGTTTCGTGGAAGAGGCCGGCTGCGACGCGGTGAAATTAGAATGGTTCGATCAGTGCTTAGAGGCGACCAAAGCGATCGTTGGTGAAGGAATTCCGGTGATGGGCCACGTGGGTTTAACGCCACAGACGGCCGACAAGTTAGGCGGGCTTAAGGTCCAGGGAAAAGAAGCTGGATCAGCCCGGCAGATCATCCGCCAAGCGATCGATTTTGAAAAAGCGGGTTGTTTTAGTATTGTTTTAGAATGCGTTCCCGCTCAAGTTGCCAAGATCATTAGCGAACGATTGACGATCCCGACTATTGGAATTGGCGCCGGAAAATATTGCGATG
The nucleotide sequence above comes from Candidatus Omnitrophota bacterium. Encoded proteins:
- a CDS encoding FAD-dependent oxidoreductase; the encoded protein is MQKNNIPALPAQKRIKSFAEVSLGFNKKQALDEAMHCPQPSDPAHVHRCPLGVDVLGFIRFIREGKMREALLKIRERNHFPGVCGRVCSAPCQKNIYEGETWVTDIRALERFAFDFGDKKEHKAQSPKQTEQKIAIIGSGPAGLTAAADLAQLGYGVVIFEAMHKAGGALWYGIPEFRLPKKVLNSEIDYVKSLGVEIKLNAVINQNYSVEQLLSEGYEAVLLASGSGSPKISGLRGEHFKGVYLAEEYLMRSNSRSASLSFKGKKAVVIGVGNVAFDCARTSVRLGCDTTLVCEGTEDDLMMAKAEIEFAKEEGVKLEVLTKPLEILSHENHCTRGVRFIKLDFADPGSSGEWKLTPVQGSEFVLDADIVIIAAGHKPNCLAARSTEDLKVNKDGSIWTKKNSFATSVEKVFATGAVAQPGNLIMSMVLAKRATQEIDSYLKEKLSAK
- a CDS encoding sulfide/dihydroorotate dehydrogenase-like FAD/NAD-binding protein, which encodes MCPQDNLDIIMHKITNKQMIGENFKRLEVQAPNIARTAKPGQFVMVMVDEDSDRIPLAVVESDERRGVITLVFEEVGPVTKSLGEKQIGSFLFALTGPLGMPIEVKKVGTVVCIAEGANTAQILPICRSLKKAGNKVISIVGVKTKKKLTLESHLRSASYKLLVLTEDGSYEKRGMPINILGKVLKEEDVDLVYVFGSVELLRSVTAITKKEKIKTLVGLSPVMVDGLGLCGSCRVRVGDREVFACTDGPIFNGHDVDFDYLKARMA
- the panB gene encoding 3-methyl-2-oxobutanoate hydroxymethyltransferase, whose product is MSDKKKITLAYIKNCKKRRQKITVLTAYDHPLASLVDQAGIDIVLVGDSLANVVLGLASTREVGMSEMIYHAKAVRRAIKKAFLIGDMPFESYQIDAGLAVGNARRFVEEAGCDAVKLEWFDQCLEATKAIVGEGIPVMGHVGLTPQTADKLGGLKVQGKEAGSARQIIRQAIDFEKAGCFSIVLECVPAQVAKIISERLTIPTIGIGAGKYCDGQVLVTYDLLGLLTGFQPRFVKRYAHLDKIILKALTKYRKDVLRGSFPGKKHSFEISKEELRSLKGSD
- a CDS encoding HD domain-containing phosphohydrolase, which gives rise to MAKKIQASIENASILRKFTILFLLISVIPVSILYYLYVQLKDNGKLDMTASNLNMTLIFVVLGVAVGYLALRSLLASVVEIAHSKKGQLKEMLGSEKFQEITSGNQNEIAILAKSFNEITSRLEANIRSLEVAKKTLHSVLAKVGEGISSMQNIDNFLTLIIETVTDALQGRVGVLMLVDESQKELFAKSIYGHTLAAGEQIRIKFDEGTAGLAFKTKRAIIIPRLSSDHESGAQNILFQEPLLCAPLILRDKVVGVISVSGKKDDSNFNEEELNLLNNLAMQTAVAVENANLNRDAEKTYFETISALALAVDAKDHYSRGHLDRVAKYVVQIAEKLKLSQEEIRILRDAARLHDIGKIGISDDVLNKPGPLDTDGWSIMRRHTEIGEGIIKPISSLRNLCDIVRHHHEMLDGSGYPDGLKGDQIKPLVRILTVADIFDALTTDRPYRKAFSFAEGAKKLREMNDKIDQKIVDAFLEALNAERQLS